In one window of Pseudodesulfovibrio sediminis DNA:
- a CDS encoding RrF2 family transcriptional regulator — translation MKLTTRSRYGTRMMIDIAQHCQEGPVRIHDIADRQGVSAKYLEKLIRKLKDIGFVTSKRGPHGGHSLAVPPEEISIGRVVYALEGDDSLVECRSDEKDCDRLDVCLTRRLWQEAADAMYDRLNTFTLADLLSDTATCGHFVPTPLGRTRP, via the coding sequence ATGAAACTGACCACACGAAGCCGTTACGGCACACGAATGATGATCGACATTGCACAGCATTGTCAGGAAGGACCTGTCCGCATTCATGATATTGCAGATCGACAGGGCGTTTCCGCAAAGTATCTGGAAAAGCTCATCCGCAAGTTGAAAGATATCGGGTTTGTCACTTCCAAACGGGGGCCCCACGGCGGGCACTCACTGGCTGTTCCTCCAGAGGAGATATCCATTGGACGGGTCGTGTACGCCCTGGAAGGCGACGATTCCCTGGTGGAATGCCGCAGTGATGAAAAGGATTGTGACCGCCTTGATGTCTGCCTCACCCGCAGGTTGTGGCAGGAAGCTGCGGACGCCATGTATGATCGGTTGAATACGTTCACACTGGCAGACCTGCTGAGCGACACAGCAACCTGCGGCCATTTTGTCCCGACTCCATTGGGGCGTACCCGGCCCTGA
- a CDS encoding DUF5677 domain-containing protein, which translates to MDSYMDNLVRSFSQINKTLAGVIEANRGQGTGLYGMYNDAHFLSIKLLNHAVSMNKIFQSTDLIELDGLSLSFCDYSSIIALARSSIETYLVFFWLFISPKSISERNLTYLSWRLTGSNLRLKFSSLKDENDPVMAAEKTHNQELMRKIKRSAEWKRMSAGKRDSYLKRLKQNHGVRPQWNDLIVASELSNGFKYTYKFFCEHAHSGRTAVCQIYTSHNDIVAQRQMCGLPLKMVRFVIACLIIDYSKLFKPSAKWLSANEEHYQRALLHSDLAKIGLG; encoded by the coding sequence ATGGATAGTTATATGGACAATCTAGTGCGGTCGTTTAGTCAAATTAACAAAACGTTGGCTGGAGTAATTGAGGCTAACAGAGGGCAAGGTACAGGGTTATACGGAATGTATAATGATGCACATTTCCTTTCAATTAAACTCCTCAATCATGCTGTATCAATGAATAAAATCTTTCAATCTACGGATTTAATAGAGCTTGATGGTTTGTCGCTCTCTTTTTGTGATTATTCGTCAATAATTGCTCTCGCTCGGTCTAGTATTGAGACCTATTTGGTTTTTTTCTGGCTATTTATTTCGCCGAAATCGATTTCAGAACGCAACCTTACCTATCTTTCGTGGAGGCTAACCGGGTCAAATCTGAGGTTGAAGTTTTCTTCTTTGAAAGATGAAAACGATCCGGTGATGGCCGCTGAGAAGACGCACAATCAAGAACTAATGAGGAAGATCAAGCGAAGTGCTGAATGGAAAAGAATGTCTGCGGGAAAGCGGGATAGTTATCTGAAGAGGCTGAAACAGAATCATGGGGTACGACCACAATGGAATGACTTGATTGTTGCTTCGGAGCTGTCAAATGGGTTTAAGTACACATATAAATTTTTCTGTGAGCATGCCCATTCTGGTAGAACCGCAGTATGCCAAATCTATACATCGCATAACGATATCGTTGCTCAACGGCAAATGTGCGGCTTACCTTTGAAAATGGTCCGTTTTGTAATTGCCTGTTTAATTATCGACTATAGCAAGTTGTTTAAACCATCTGCGAAATGGCTGTCTGCTAACGAAGAACATTATCAACGAGCATTACTACACAGTGACTTGGCTAAAATCGGATTAGGATAG
- the cbiM gene encoding cobalt transporter CbiM → MHISEGVLSGPVLLGGAALTVAGTAIGLKKIDYDELMSVAILSAAFFVASLIHVPIGPANGHLILGGLLGVILGWGAFPSILVALTLQAVLFQFGGLTVLGLNCFTMAAPAVICFYLFRPMLAKGTGSKFIAAFSCGFLAMLLSTVLTASALALSGDAFVNAAKVLFYAHLPIMVVEGVITGFAYGFLAKVKPEVLAA, encoded by the coding sequence ATGCATATATCAGAAGGGGTCTTGTCCGGACCCGTGCTCCTGGGAGGAGCGGCTCTGACCGTGGCTGGAACTGCCATCGGGCTCAAGAAAATCGACTATGACGAGCTCATGTCAGTGGCCATATTGTCAGCCGCCTTTTTTGTCGCCTCACTTATCCATGTGCCCATCGGACCGGCCAACGGTCATCTAATCCTCGGCGGCCTGCTCGGCGTGATCCTCGGGTGGGGCGCGTTCCCGTCCATTCTGGTGGCGCTGACGCTCCAGGCCGTGTTGTTCCAGTTTGGGGGATTGACCGTGCTGGGACTCAATTGTTTCACCATGGCCGCACCTGCGGTGATCTGTTTTTATCTATTTCGGCCCATGCTCGCAAAGGGGACCGGGAGCAAGTTTATTGCTGCCTTCTCCTGCGGTTTTTTGGCCATGTTACTCAGTACAGTCCTTACAGCCAGTGCGTTGGCACTGTCTGGAGATGCCTTTGTGAATGCCGCCAAGGTTTTGTTTTACGCCCACCTGCCCATCATGGTTGTTGAGGGGGTTATTACCGGGTTCGCGTATGGATTTCTCGCCAAAGTCAAGCCGGAGGTGCTTGCTGCATGA
- a CDS encoding sodium-dependent transporter, translating to MAQREQWGSRAGFVLAAVGSAIGLGNIWRFPYMAYENGGGAFLIPYIFALLTAGIPFMILEFGMGHKFRGSAPKVFRSLNAKWEWIGWMQVVVALVISIYYVAVIGWTINYTGFAFSQAWGSDPKGFFFGDYLGLTGSPFELGGIRLPILAACTLAWGITWLAITSGVRKGIERACKVLIPLLFVLVLVLIARVVTLPGAMTGLNFLFQPDFSKLLDFSVWADAYGQIFFSLSIGFSIMLAYSSYLPKDSDINNNAAITVFINCGFSMLAGVMIFSVLGNMAHATGQAVSDVAGAGVGLAFVTIPAAINTMPAPIFVGTLFFLCLTMAGISSHISIVEAVSSAFIDKFEWSRKKTASLVCAFGFAMTLIFTTGGGLLILDIVDHFINNLCILGLALVEISLMSYIVGLNEIKTHVNATSDFSVGTAWKVFLMLVTVAILGYTFVMNIITDYGTPYGGYSTQDLISLGWSILPVAFILSLVLNKRQAARSFARIK from the coding sequence ATGGCTCAACGTGAACAATGGGGTTCCCGTGCCGGCTTCGTGCTGGCCGCGGTTGGCTCCGCTATCGGTCTGGGAAATATCTGGCGTTTTCCGTACATGGCATATGAGAACGGCGGCGGCGCCTTCCTCATTCCCTACATCTTCGCCCTGCTTACCGCAGGTATTCCCTTCATGATTCTCGAATTCGGCATGGGCCACAAATTCCGTGGCTCCGCGCCCAAAGTCTTCCGCTCCCTCAACGCCAAATGGGAATGGATAGGCTGGATGCAGGTCGTGGTGGCGCTGGTCATTTCCATATACTATGTGGCTGTCATCGGCTGGACCATCAACTATACCGGCTTCGCCTTCAGCCAGGCATGGGGCAGTGACCCGAAAGGGTTCTTCTTTGGGGATTACCTCGGTCTGACCGGCTCTCCCTTTGAGCTGGGCGGCATCCGTCTGCCCATCCTGGCCGCCTGTACCCTGGCCTGGGGCATCACATGGCTCGCCATCACCTCCGGGGTGCGCAAAGGGATCGAACGCGCATGCAAGGTCCTGATCCCCCTGCTCTTCGTCCTCGTGCTGGTACTCATCGCCCGTGTAGTCACCCTGCCTGGCGCCATGACAGGCCTGAACTTCCTGTTTCAACCCGATTTCAGCAAACTCCTGGACTTCTCTGTTTGGGCTGACGCTTATGGCCAGATATTCTTCTCACTGTCCATCGGCTTCTCCATCATGCTGGCCTACTCCAGCTACCTGCCCAAGGACTCGGATATCAACAACAACGCGGCCATCACCGTATTCATCAACTGCGGCTTCTCCATGCTCGCAGGCGTCATGATCTTCTCCGTGCTGGGCAACATGGCCCATGCTACCGGTCAGGCGGTTTCCGATGTTGCAGGCGCAGGCGTCGGCCTGGCTTTCGTCACCATTCCGGCAGCCATCAACACCATGCCTGCTCCTATCTTCGTGGGGACGCTCTTCTTCCTCTGCCTGACCATGGCCGGTATCAGCTCCCACATCTCCATCGTGGAAGCGGTCAGCTCCGCCTTTATCGACAAATTCGAATGGAGCCGCAAAAAAACCGCCAGCCTGGTCTGTGCCTTCGGATTCGCCATGACCCTCATCTTCACCACCGGCGGCGGCCTGCTCATCCTTGATATCGTGGATCATTTCATCAACAACCTGTGCATCCTCGGACTGGCACTGGTCGAAATCAGCCTCATGAGCTACATTGTCGGCCTTAATGAAATCAAGACCCACGTCAATGCCACCTCGGATTTCTCTGTGGGCACTGCCTGGAAGGTCTTCCTCATGCTCGTAACCGTGGCCATCCTCGGCTACACCTTTGTCATGAATATCATCACAGACTACGGCACCCCCTACGGAGGCTACTCCACTCAGGATCTGATCTCCCTTGGCTGGTCGATCCTGCCTGTGGCCTTTATCCTTTCCCTGGTCCTGAACAAGCGACAGGCTGCACGCAGCTTTGCCCGCATCAAATAG
- a CDS encoding site-specific integrase yields MAGQTRLFRRGATYYHRAKIPVDIKGTYPKTEETFSLMTKDYDKALRLLRIAAVKVDEKFEAHRRMLKGEPALKTKNIIGDTTVAKPETRSPLLSKVRDEWFKMKAIEGGWTKRTTDQNQAWTDRFITIVGDRPIDQYTKADGRKFRDVMSKFPKNVDKFKELKGFSVQNIPQAAESMGLELMSRANVNKYIIGASALWKWISRNYDEEPSNPLDGMAYKIKVNPKKDRDPFTTEELNIIFKAPTFTGCRSYKGWRNPGTYSLRDSYRYWIPLIGLFTGMRLGEMCQLYTEDVREKQGITFFDIHANREDMSLKTAHSERQIPVHAELFRLGFKMYVKRLRAEGQERFFPDLKMSSEGYWSKNASAHFQRFFKVVGVKHGKNCFHSFRHCFEDACRASGVPKEVMDAIQGHRERGMAARYGSGYELGVLNEAMKRIQYGALNLKHLY; encoded by the coding sequence ATGGCTGGACAAACTCGACTTTTTCGCCGTGGCGCAACTTACTATCACCGTGCCAAAATCCCTGTTGATATCAAGGGAACCTACCCCAAGACGGAAGAAACATTCTCTCTCATGACAAAGGACTACGATAAGGCATTGAGGTTGCTTCGTATTGCTGCCGTGAAAGTGGATGAAAAATTTGAAGCCCATCGTCGTATGCTTAAAGGTGAACCAGCTCTTAAGACTAAGAATATAATCGGTGACACCACAGTAGCCAAGCCTGAAACACGTTCACCATTGCTTTCTAAGGTCCGCGATGAGTGGTTCAAGATGAAAGCCATTGAAGGTGGATGGACAAAACGTACAACCGACCAGAACCAGGCTTGGACTGATCGCTTCATAACCATTGTGGGAGACAGGCCTATTGATCAGTACACCAAGGCCGATGGTAGGAAGTTCAGGGATGTCATGTCAAAATTCCCTAAGAACGTTGATAAATTCAAAGAATTGAAGGGGTTTTCAGTTCAAAACATACCCCAAGCAGCTGAATCCATGGGTTTAGAGCTTATGTCGAGGGCCAATGTGAACAAGTACATTATTGGAGCCTCGGCTCTTTGGAAATGGATAAGCAGGAACTACGATGAGGAACCGTCGAATCCATTGGATGGAATGGCGTACAAGATCAAAGTAAACCCAAAAAAGGACCGTGACCCATTCACCACAGAGGAACTAAACATCATTTTCAAGGCTCCCACCTTCACTGGCTGTAGGTCGTACAAAGGCTGGAGGAATCCCGGCACATACTCATTGAGAGATTCGTATCGCTACTGGATTCCCCTGATCGGTCTGTTCACTGGTATGAGGCTGGGTGAGATGTGCCAGCTTTACACCGAGGACGTGCGGGAAAAGCAGGGGATTACCTTCTTTGACATCCACGCCAACCGGGAGGATATGAGCCTCAAGACCGCCCACTCTGAAAGGCAGATACCCGTTCATGCAGAGTTGTTCCGACTCGGCTTCAAGATGTATGTTAAGAGACTCAGAGCCGAGGGCCAAGAAAGATTCTTCCCTGACCTGAAGATGAGTAGTGAAGGGTATTGGTCAAAGAATGCTTCAGCGCACTTCCAGCGGTTCTTTAAAGTTGTTGGGGTGAAGCACGGGAAGAATTGTTTCCATAGTTTTCGGCATTGTTTTGAGGATGCATGTCGAGCTTCTGGTGTCCCCAAAGAAGTCATGGATGCCATTCAGGGCCATAGGGAGAGAGGCATGGCGGCTAGATATGGCAGCGGCTATGAATTGGGGGTACTCAATGAGGCTATGAAGCGGATTCAATATGGGGCATTAAACTTGAAACACCTGTACTGA
- a CDS encoding cytoplasmic protein: MNCLYAFNGELMCFVHVLLNALDMKEKGTEAVIVLEGASVKLIPMLEDKDNPFSPLYFKAKEAGLIDGACKACSAKLGVLDAVKEAGITLLDDMAGHPSIDAYQKRGYTVITF; the protein is encoded by the coding sequence ATGAATTGTCTTTACGCCTTTAACGGCGAACTTATGTGTTTTGTCCACGTCCTGCTCAATGCCTTGGACATGAAGGAAAAAGGAACGGAAGCCGTTATCGTGCTCGAGGGCGCTTCCGTCAAGCTCATCCCCATGCTCGAAGACAAGGACAACCCGTTTTCACCCCTGTACTTCAAAGCCAAGGAAGCCGGACTCATTGACGGCGCATGCAAGGCGTGCTCTGCCAAGCTCGGCGTGCTCGACGCGGTCAAGGAAGCGGGCATCACCCTGTTGGACGACATGGCAGGCCACCCTTCCATCGACGCATACCAAAAAAGAGGATATACGGTTATTACTTTCTAA
- the trhA gene encoding PAQR family membrane homeostasis protein TrhA, which yields MAISLRDPMSGLTHCIAAALAIFGTVLLILRSVSPAMPWHIVTFSIFGGGMVLLYTASTLYHWLPVSEDKVRFLRRVDHSMIFFYIAATYTPICLIPLRGPWGWSIFGVIWGLALSGIVMKVFWLTAPRWLSTGIYLGMGWLILVGAYPLYLSLPGPALGWLVAGGLSYSIGAVIYAIKWPNPLPGHFGFHEIFHLFVIGGSACHFMVMYRYI from the coding sequence GTGGCCATTTCCCTTCGTGATCCCATGAGCGGACTGACTCATTGTATAGCAGCGGCGCTGGCCATTTTCGGTACGGTCCTGTTGATTCTGCGTTCGGTCAGTCCGGCCATGCCGTGGCATATCGTGACCTTTTCCATTTTTGGCGGGGGCATGGTGCTGCTGTACACGGCCAGCACGCTTTACCACTGGCTACCGGTCTCCGAGGACAAGGTGCGTTTTCTGCGACGAGTGGATCACTCCATGATCTTCTTCTATATCGCAGCCACCTACACCCCCATTTGTCTCATCCCCCTGCGTGGCCCATGGGGCTGGTCCATCTTTGGTGTCATCTGGGGGCTGGCCCTGTCAGGCATCGTCATGAAAGTTTTTTGGCTGACCGCACCGCGTTGGCTTTCCACGGGTATCTATCTCGGCATGGGGTGGCTGATCCTGGTGGGTGCCTATCCGCTCTATCTGTCTCTACCAGGTCCGGCCCTTGGCTGGCTGGTGGCTGGCGGACTGAGTTACTCCATAGGTGCGGTTATCTATGCGATCAAATGGCCCAACCCGCTTCCCGGTCATTTTGGGTTTCATGAGATTTTTCATCTGTTCGTCATTGGCGGCAGCGCGTGTCACTTCATGGTGATGTACAGGTATATCTGA
- a CDS encoding MetS family NSS transporter small subunit: MSTFAIIMMILGLGVTWGGAAFCIRLAIQKQGR; this comes from the coding sequence ATGTCCACATTCGCAATCATCATGATGATCCTCGGCCTTGGTGTGACCTGGGGCGGCGCTGCATTTTGCATCCGTCTGGCCATACAGAAACAAGGCCGCTAG